The Cloacibacillus sp. genomic interval GGAGCGGAAAACGGGATTCGGACCCGCGACCCCAACCTTGGCAAGGTTGTGCTCTACCACTGAGCTATTTCCGCTTCTGCGCTGCTGACTCAACTGTTAAAATTCTATCAGCAACTATATTTATTTGTCAATGTATCTGGTGGCGGGACCCAGAGTTGAACTGGGGACACACGGATTTTCAGTCCGTTGCTCTACCTACTGAGCTATCCCGCCTAAAGAAATCCGCTTACTGCCGACATCGTTTTAAAAAGTGGCGGAGCTGACGGGACTTGAACCCGCGACCTCCGGCGTGACAGGCCGGCGCTCTAACCAATTGAGCTACAGCTCCACTTTCGTTGTCTTCAATGGTGGGCGGGATAGGTTTCGAACCTACGACCCTCTGCGTGTAAGGCAGATGCTCTCCCGCTGAGCTACCCGCCCAGCAAATCCGCTTTGTCATGCCAAATCAGCGACAACGTTGAATATTATACGGATTTTTCGAAAGATGTCAACCAGCAGTCCGTTAATTGCGCGGCCACGCGCCGCGGATAAATTTTGAGGGGCGCGCGCGCCGCGGAAGAGGAGAAAAATCCCCTTAGCGCTGAGGCCGGGGGGATTTTTTCATAGTATCTTCCAAAGCAAATATAATGTCGGAAAAGAAGGACTAGTTCTTTTCGTTTACTGCCTCTTTTAAGGCTTTTCCTGCGCGGAATACGGGTACATTCTTTGCGGGGATCTCAATGATCTTCTTGGGATCCTGCGGGTTGCGTCCCTGACGTGCGGCTCTTTTCTGAACTTCAAAGGTGCCGAAGCCCACGATCTGCACTTTTTCGTCCTTCTGAAGCGTTGTGTAGATGTCGTTAAAAATAGCCTCGACGACTTCTGCGGCCTTCTTTTTGGTGATTCCCTCTACCTCTTTTGCCACTGTGTTGATGAGGTCTGTCTTTGTCACTATATTGCCACCTCCAGTCAAGATTGACACTGCATTTACGCAGTACATTGAATTTATACCGATAAACCGCGCGCAAGTCAAGCCCTTGACACGGAATTTATCGGTGTTGGCGCAATTATTACACCTTTATACCTTATTTCTCATGAATATTTTTATCGGCACTCCGTCAAAGTCCGCCAGGTCTCGCAGAAGGTTGTCAAGATGGCGTTTGAAGGACTTTGAGGCAAGTTCCGAATTGTTCACAAAGAATATGAACGCGGGGGGCGCGCCGTCCGCCTGAGTGCAGTAATAGACCTTGAGGCTGTGGCCTTTGCCGTCTCCGGGCATTCTTTCAAATATGAGCACCTCTTTGACAAGTTTGTTCAGTTCGGAGGTAGGTATCCTGCGGCGGCGGTTGTCGTCCACCTTGAGAATAAGCTCCGGCAGCTTGCCGATGCCTCGTCCTGAATGCGCGGAGATGAATACGCGCGGCGCGTGGTCGGCGAAGGGTATCTCTTCGATGAGTTTCTTCGTCATTACGTCGCCTATTTTTTCTTCTTTCGGAGCGAGGTCCCATTTGTTGACGACGAGGATGAGTCCCTTTCCGCGGTCAAGCACCTGACCTATGAGACGTTTGTCCTGCTCGGTCACAGGGTCCTGCGCGTCAAGAAGCACGAGCGCCACGTGACAGCGGTCTATCGCCTGGTAGGTGCGGACGTTTGAATAATATTCAAGGTCGGTGTTGACGCGGCTCTTGCGGCGCAGGCCGGCCGTGTCGAGGAAGCGGAACTTGTGTCCGTTCATCTCAACGAGCGAGTCCACGACGTCGCGCGTCGTGCCCGCGATGTCGCTCACCATAGAGCGTTCCTCTCCAGCGAAGGAGTTGAGCAGGCTTGACTTGCCGACGTTCGGGCGTCCGACTAACGCTACGCGTATCTCGTCGTCCTTGTCGTCGAACTCTTCGGAGACGAGCTTGTCCACCACATAGTCCATCATCTCGCCGAAGCCTGTGTTGTGCTCGGCGCTCGTAGCCGCCACCTCGTCAAAGCCGAGCGCGTAGGCGTCGGCCATCATGGTCTCTTCCTGGCGCAGATTGTCCAGCTTGTTCATGACGACGACTATCGGCTTGCCGCTTTTGCGCAGTTTGAGCGCAATTTCTTCATCCATCGGCGTGAGGCCCGTTTTACCGTCGATGACAAAAATTATTGCGCTGCTTTCCTCAATGGCAAGGTCCACCTGTTTCTCAATGAGGTCCATGAACGGGTGGTCTGTCTCCGACATTATGCCGCCCGTGTCGACTATATAAAACTTTTTGCCGCCCCATTCCGTTTCGCCGTAGAGCCTGTCCCTGGTCACACCGGGCTGGTCGTCTACAATGGCGGCGCGTTTTCCCAGTATGCGGTTAAAGATCGAAGATTTGCCTACGTTAGGCCGTCCCACAATAGCAACTATCGCCATATCTATCCTGCTCTCTTAAATTAATTTTTGAAACTGTGTATCGGCGCCGGTATCCGCCCTCCCCTGCTGATAAAAGCCGAACAGTCAAAGCTGTTCATTTTCATGACAGGAGCGTAGCCCAGCAGCCCTCCAAAGGTTACTGTGTCCCCGGCTTTTTTGCCATAGACCGGTATAAGCCGCACCGCGGTCGTCTTATTATTGATCATTCCTATCGCCATTTCATCGGCAATGATGCCTGATATAGACTCAGGCGAAGTATCTCCCGGAATGGCGATCATGTCAAGTCCGACGGAGCAGACGCAGGTCATCGCCTCCAATTTCTCAAGCGTAAGAGCTCCGGCCTCAGCGGCGTCTATCATGCCTTGGTCTTCGCTTACGGGGATAAAGGCCCCGCTGAGACCGCCGACATAGGACGAAGCCATGACGCCGCCCTTTTTGACGTTGTCGTTCAGTATCGCAAGGGCGGCCGTCGTTCCCGGCGCGCCGGGAAACGCAAGCCCCATCTCCTGCAATATCTCCGCTACGCTGTCGCCTACGGCGGGCGTCGGCGCAAGAGAAAGATCTATTATTCCAAAGGGCACTCCAAGACGAAGAGAGGCCTCCTTCGCAACAAGCTGTCCAACGCGCGTTATTTTGAAGGCCGTTCTTTTTACCGTTTCGCAGAGAGTCTCAAAGTCTGCGCCCCGCACGTTTTCCAGCGCCCGTTTTACCACTCCGGGGCCGCTTACGCCGACGTTTATGGCGCAGTCCCTCTCGCCTACTCCGTGAAAGGCGCCCGCCATGAAGGGGTTGTCCTCAACGGCATTGCAGAATACTACAAATTTTGCGCAGCCCAGAGAATCCTTCTCGCGCGATTCGTAAGCCGTCTTTTTTATCGTATGCCCCATCGCCTTCACCGCGTCCATGTTTATCCCGGAACGGCTGGACGCGAGATTTATGGAAGAACAGACTCGTTCCGTCACGGCAAGCGCCTCCGGCACGGAATCGATGAGACGCTGGTCTGAGGCGGTTATGCCTTTGTGTACGAGCGCGGTGAACCCTCCTATGAAGTTGACTCCGACCTCTTTTGCCGCACGGTCGAGCGTGCGCGCTATCTCAATATAGTTGTCTGTCACGCAGGCGGCTGCGGCAAGAGCTATCGGCGTTACGGAGATTCTTTTGTTGACCACCGGCACGCCGAACTCCATCGCGATATCATCCCCCGTTTTGACGAGGTTCTCAGCCGATTTTGTGATTTTATCGTAAAGTTTCACGCAAAATTGTTTTGTATCGGGATCGGCGCATTCCATTATGTTGATGCCCATCGTTATCGTGCGGACGTCAAGATTGTCCTCGCTGATCATTTCGTTTGTCTGGCGCGCCTCTGATTTAGTTATCATTAGATATGCCTATATCCTGTGCATA includes:
- the der gene encoding ribosome biogenesis GTPase Der — its product is MAIVAIVGRPNVGKSSIFNRILGKRAAIVDDQPGVTRDRLYGETEWGGKKFYIVDTGGIMSETDHPFMDLIEKQVDLAIEESSAIIFVIDGKTGLTPMDEEIALKLRKSGKPIVVVMNKLDNLRQEETMMADAYALGFDEVAATSAEHNTGFGEMMDYVVDKLVSEEFDDKDDEIRVALVGRPNVGKSSLLNSFAGEERSMVSDIAGTTRDVVDSLVEMNGHKFRFLDTAGLRRKSRVNTDLEYYSNVRTYQAIDRCHVALVLLDAQDPVTEQDKRLIGQVLDRGKGLILVVNKWDLAPKEEKIGDVMTKKLIEEIPFADHAPRVFISAHSGRGIGKLPELILKVDDNRRRRIPTSELNKLVKEVLIFERMPGDGKGHSLKVYYCTQADGAPPAFIFFVNNSELASKSFKRHLDNLLRDLADFDGVPIKIFMRNKV
- a CDS encoding HU family DNA-binding protein; translated protein: MTKTDLINTVAKEVEGITKKKAAEVVEAIFNDIYTTLQKDEKVQIVGFGTFEVQKRAARQGRNPQDPKKIIEIPAKNVPVFRAGKALKEAVNEKN
- a CDS encoding PFL family protein; the encoded protein is MITKSEARQTNEMISEDNLDVRTITMGINIMECADPDTKQFCVKLYDKITKSAENLVKTGDDIAMEFGVPVVNKRISVTPIALAAAACVTDNYIEIARTLDRAAKEVGVNFIGGFTALVHKGITASDQRLIDSVPEALAVTERVCSSINLASSRSGINMDAVKAMGHTIKKTAYESREKDSLGCAKFVVFCNAVEDNPFMAGAFHGVGERDCAINVGVSGPGVVKRALENVRGADFETLCETVKRTAFKITRVGQLVAKEASLRLGVPFGIIDLSLAPTPAVGDSVAEILQEMGLAFPGAPGTTAALAILNDNVKKGGVMASSYVGGLSGAFIPVSEDQGMIDAAEAGALTLEKLEAMTCVCSVGLDMIAIPGDTSPESISGIIADEMAIGMINNKTTAVRLIPVYGKKAGDTVTFGGLLGYAPVMKMNSFDCSAFISRGGRIPAPIHSFKN